In Streptomyces sp. P9-A4, a single window of DNA contains:
- a CDS encoding SDR family NAD(P)-dependent oxidoreductase: protein MTTASPLAGLRAVVTGGASGIGLAVARLLDAQGVAVAVLDLNPDAAPDTLTAVRADVADDTSVRTAVESAAATLGGIDILVNNAGIGAAGTVEDNPDDQWHGVLDVNVLGVVRTTRAALPHLRRSEHAAVVNICSIAATAGLPQRALYSASKGAVLSLTLAMAADHVREGIRVNCVNPGTVDTPWVARLLDAAEDPAAERAALSARQPTGRLVSADEVAAAVVYLASPAAGSVTGTALAVDGGMAGLRLRQATT, encoded by the coding sequence ATGACCACCGCATCCCCGCTCGCCGGCCTGCGGGCCGTCGTCACCGGCGGCGCCTCCGGCATCGGACTCGCCGTCGCCCGCCTGCTGGACGCCCAGGGCGTCGCCGTCGCCGTCCTCGATCTGAACCCGGACGCCGCCCCCGACACGCTCACCGCCGTCCGCGCCGACGTGGCCGACGACACCTCCGTGCGTACGGCGGTCGAATCGGCCGCCGCCACCCTCGGCGGCATCGACATCCTCGTCAACAACGCGGGCATCGGCGCGGCCGGGACCGTCGAGGACAACCCCGACGACCAGTGGCACGGTGTCCTCGACGTGAACGTCCTCGGTGTCGTCCGGACGACCCGCGCCGCACTGCCCCATCTACGCCGCTCCGAGCACGCCGCCGTCGTCAACATCTGCTCCATCGCGGCCACCGCGGGCCTCCCCCAGCGGGCCCTGTACTCGGCGAGCAAGGGCGCGGTGCTCTCGCTGACGCTCGCCATGGCCGCCGACCACGTCCGGGAGGGCATCCGGGTCAACTGCGTCAACCCCGGCACGGTGGACACCCCCTGGGTCGCCCGCCTCCTGGACGCGGCCGAGGACCCGGCGGCCGAGCGCGCGGCGCTCAGCGCCCGCCAGCCCACCGGCCGTCTCGTCAGCGCGGACGAGGTCGCGGCAGCCGTCGTCTACCTCGCCTCCCCGGCCGCCGGCTCGGTGACGGGCACCGCCCTCGCCGTCGACGGCGGCATGGCGGGACTCCGGCTGCGGCAGGCCACCACATGA
- a CDS encoding enolase C-terminal domain-like protein, translating to MDTYDIRFPTSRQLDGSDAMNPDPDYSAAYLVLRTDEPDGPQGHGFTFTIGRGNDVQVAAIEALRPHIIGRSVEELCADPGLVSRALIGDSQLRWLGPEKGVMHMAVGAVVNAVWDLAAKRQRKPLWQLLADAEPEWLVSQVDFRYITDALTPEEALDLLRRGKEGRAERERTLRAQGYPAYTTSPGWLGYSDEKLTRLAKEAVAAGFTQIKLKVGADLADDVRRCRAARAAVGPDVRLAVDANQRWNVAEAIDWTRALAEFDPYWVEEPTSPDDILGHARVRAAVAPVKVATGEHVQNRIVFKQLLQADAVDIVQLDAARVGGVNENLAILLLAAKFDVPVCPHAGGVGLCELVQHLAMFDYVALSRTTEDRVIEFVDHLHEHFAHPAVVREGSYTAPLAPGFSADMRAESIATFAFPDGDFWAADLAHQAEGTADDTRADDSAAEGAAVVGAVAADAVEVTA from the coding sequence ATGGACACCTACGACATCCGCTTCCCGACCTCCCGCCAACTCGACGGGTCCGACGCGATGAACCCGGACCCCGACTACTCCGCGGCCTACCTCGTGCTGCGCACGGACGAGCCCGACGGCCCCCAGGGGCACGGCTTCACCTTCACCATCGGACGTGGCAACGATGTCCAGGTCGCCGCGATCGAAGCACTGCGCCCGCACATCATCGGCCGCTCCGTGGAGGAGCTTTGCGCCGACCCGGGCCTTGTCAGCCGCGCGCTGATCGGCGACAGCCAGCTCCGCTGGCTCGGACCCGAGAAGGGCGTCATGCACATGGCCGTAGGCGCCGTGGTGAACGCCGTGTGGGACCTGGCCGCCAAGCGGCAGCGCAAGCCGCTGTGGCAGCTCCTGGCCGACGCCGAACCCGAATGGCTCGTCTCGCAGGTGGACTTCCGGTACATCACCGACGCGCTCACCCCCGAGGAGGCGCTCGACCTGCTGCGGCGCGGCAAGGAGGGCCGCGCCGAGCGCGAGCGGACGCTGCGCGCCCAGGGGTACCCCGCGTACACGACCTCGCCGGGTTGGCTCGGCTACTCGGACGAGAAGCTGACCCGGCTGGCCAAGGAGGCCGTCGCCGCCGGCTTCACCCAGATCAAGCTGAAGGTGGGGGCGGACCTCGCCGACGACGTACGCCGCTGCCGTGCCGCGCGGGCGGCCGTCGGCCCGGACGTACGCCTCGCCGTCGACGCCAACCAGCGGTGGAACGTGGCCGAGGCGATCGACTGGACCCGGGCGCTCGCCGAGTTCGACCCCTACTGGGTCGAGGAGCCCACCAGCCCCGACGACATCCTGGGGCACGCGCGCGTACGGGCCGCGGTCGCCCCCGTCAAGGTGGCCACGGGGGAGCACGTACAGAACCGCATCGTGTTCAAACAACTCCTCCAGGCGGACGCCGTCGACATCGTCCAGCTGGACGCGGCCCGGGTCGGCGGGGTGAACGAGAACCTCGCGATACTGCTCCTCGCCGCGAAGTTCGACGTGCCCGTCTGCCCGCACGCCGGAGGCGTCGGACTCTGCGAACTCGTCCAGCACCTGGCGATGTTCGACTATGTGGCGCTCAGCCGGACCACCGAGGACCGGGTCATCGAGTTCGTCGACCACCTCCACGAGCACTTCGCCCACCCGGCCGTCGTACGCGAGGGTAGCTACACGGCACCCCTGGCCCCGGGGTTCTCGGCGGACATGCGGGCCGAGTCGATCGCCACGTTCGCCTTCCCCGACGGCGACTTCTGGGCCGCCGACCTCGCACACCAGGCCGAAGGCACGGCCGACGACACGAGAGCCGACGACTCGGCGGCCGAAGGAGCCGCCGTCGTGGGCGCCGTGGCTGCGGACGCCGTGGAGGTGACGGCATGA
- a CDS encoding FadR/GntR family transcriptional regulator gives MAVTDEAIGKIKEMIVSGALRPGDRLPKEADLAAGLGLSRNSLREAVKALSLLNILDVRQGDGTYVSSLEPPLLLEAVSFVLDFHQDDQALQALKVRGILEPAATALAADRIPEDEIRELGELLDGLGDSPSLDELVAGDLEFHRRIAAASGIPLLCSLLDSISGATVRARLWRGITEETAVARTISEHRAILDALAARDARTAEAWATIHISNVVRWLDSVL, from the coding sequence TTGGCAGTGACCGACGAGGCGATCGGGAAGATCAAGGAGATGATCGTCTCCGGTGCGCTGCGCCCGGGGGACCGGCTTCCCAAGGAAGCCGACCTCGCCGCCGGACTGGGCCTCTCCCGCAACTCCCTGCGGGAGGCGGTGAAGGCGCTCTCCCTGCTGAACATCCTGGACGTACGGCAGGGGGACGGCACGTACGTCTCCAGCCTGGAACCGCCCCTGCTGCTCGAAGCGGTCTCGTTCGTCCTGGACTTCCACCAGGACGACCAGGCGCTCCAGGCCCTGAAGGTACGGGGCATCCTGGAGCCGGCGGCGACGGCCCTGGCGGCGGACCGCATACCCGAGGACGAGATCCGGGAGCTGGGTGAACTGCTCGACGGGCTCGGGGACTCGCCGAGCCTGGACGAACTCGTCGCCGGCGACCTGGAGTTCCACCGGCGCATCGCGGCGGCCTCCGGGATCCCGTTGCTGTGCTCGCTGCTCGACAGCATCTCCGGGGCGACCGTACGGGCCCGGCTGTGGCGCGGCATCACCGAGGAGACGGCCGTGGCCAGGACGATCTCGGAGCACCGGGCGATCCTGGACGCCCTCGCCGCGCGCGACGCGCGCACGGCGGAGGCGTGGGCGACGATCCACATCTCCAATGTGGTGAGGTGGCTCGACAGCGTGCTGTGA
- a CDS encoding sugar phosphate isomerase/epimerase family protein gives MPEDPPRHLSCGPAAVPAPPLGLCSVTFRRLPALEVVRRAADAGLAVIEWGADVHAPPGDPEALGAVREATERHGMTCCSYGSYFHGLPDELPGFAEVARAAVTLGAPRVRVWAGEAGSAEVTEGERARITEGLRAAALIARDQGLELALEFHIRTLTDSVSSTLRLLEELEEPRDPRAASVDNITTYWQPPLNAPDDEALAGLAALAERVSAVHVFSWWPDNHRLPLDARDELWTRAFGLLAGRPRPREALLEFVPDDDPAVLGREAATLRRTAAPAPVRRGAGAAGSGRLRSALE, from the coding sequence GTGCCCGAGGACCCACCGCGCCACCTCTCGTGCGGGCCGGCCGCCGTTCCCGCGCCCCCGCTCGGCCTCTGCTCCGTCACCTTCCGGCGGCTGCCCGCCCTGGAGGTCGTCCGTCGTGCCGCGGACGCGGGTCTCGCGGTGATCGAGTGGGGAGCGGACGTCCACGCGCCACCGGGAGACCCCGAGGCCCTCGGCGCCGTCCGCGAAGCCACCGAACGCCACGGCATGACGTGCTGCTCCTACGGCTCGTACTTCCACGGACTCCCGGACGAACTCCCCGGGTTCGCGGAGGTCGCCCGCGCGGCGGTGACGCTCGGAGCGCCGCGCGTCCGGGTCTGGGCGGGGGAGGCCGGATCGGCCGAGGTGACGGAGGGCGAGCGCGCCCGCATCACCGAGGGCCTGCGGGCGGCGGCGCTGATCGCGCGGGACCAGGGCCTGGAACTCGCCCTGGAGTTCCACATCAGGACACTGACCGACTCGGTGTCCTCCACGCTCCGGCTCCTGGAGGAACTGGAGGAACCGCGCGACCCCCGTGCCGCGTCGGTGGACAACATCACCACCTACTGGCAGCCGCCCCTGAACGCCCCCGACGACGAGGCGCTCGCGGGACTCGCCGCGCTGGCCGAACGCGTCAGCGCCGTCCACGTCTTCTCCTGGTGGCCGGACAACCACCGGCTGCCCCTGGACGCCCGTGACGAGCTCTGGACGCGGGCCTTCGGCCTGCTCGCCGGCCGGCCACGGCCGAGGGAAGCGCTCCTGGAGTTCGTGCCGGACGACGATCCCGCCGTCCTGGGACGCGAGGCGGCGACGCTACGGCGTACGGCGGCACCCGCCCCCGTACGCAGGGGGGCCGGTGCCGCCGGTTCCGGTCGGCTCCGATCCGCCCTGGAGTAG
- a CDS encoding polysaccharide lyase 6 family protein, whose product MQRRTFLTGTAVGAAAAALPLAGPAYASATSATHAHHRGRAVEVRSLDALQKAIDAAGPATRIVVADGDYTVPADRPLTVRGRHGSRGAPITIVAASRGGVVLRGERSFVLDDSSHITLSGFSFRQSTTLDLPPSCSHIRLTRNDLQLADIEGLHWVMVRADDTVVDRNHFHGKSTLGIYLGIEGDGSEGMAQRVHIHRNHFSDHTFAGSNGGEPIRLGVSPRALSSAHAVVEYNLFERANGDPEAISVKSSDNVIRHNTIRDSLGGIVLRHGNGTLVDSNYLIGGEEGLRIYGNDHVIVNNYLAGLSGRAMVIGSGSERDHVPGESAADRRGNDAPDRILIAHNTLLDNAGGLSGESHRPHEPRDVTVADNLFVGGSGNLVEMANTVRFTWQGNILFGAAGDGNIPAGGFLRADPRLVAGPDGVHRLSRTSRAIGAATLYPAPVTHDIDGDPRGGRRDVGADEYATVPAKNRPLTPADVGPHAP is encoded by the coding sequence ATGCAACGACGCACGTTCCTCACCGGCACCGCGGTGGGGGCGGCCGCGGCCGCCCTGCCCCTCGCCGGGCCCGCGTACGCGAGCGCCACGTCGGCCACACACGCCCACCACCGGGGCCGTGCCGTCGAGGTCCGCTCCCTCGACGCACTCCAGAAGGCGATCGACGCCGCCGGTCCGGCAACCCGGATCGTCGTCGCGGACGGTGACTACACCGTCCCCGCGGACCGGCCCCTGACCGTCCGTGGCCGGCACGGCTCCAGGGGCGCGCCGATCACGATCGTCGCCGCGTCCCGGGGCGGCGTCGTGCTGCGCGGGGAGCGGAGCTTCGTCCTCGACGACTCCAGCCACATCACCCTGAGTGGCTTCTCCTTCCGCCAGAGCACCACCCTGGACCTCCCGCCGAGCTGCTCGCACATCAGGCTGACCCGCAACGACCTCCAGCTCGCCGACATCGAGGGCCTGCACTGGGTCATGGTGCGCGCCGACGACACCGTCGTGGACCGCAACCACTTCCACGGCAAGAGCACGCTCGGCATCTACCTCGGCATCGAGGGCGACGGCAGCGAGGGCATGGCCCAGCGCGTCCACATCCACCGCAACCACTTCTCCGACCACACCTTCGCCGGCTCCAACGGCGGCGAACCGATCCGCCTCGGCGTCAGCCCCCGCGCCCTCTCCAGCGCGCACGCGGTCGTCGAGTACAACCTGTTCGAGCGGGCGAACGGCGATCCCGAGGCGATCTCCGTGAAGAGCTCCGACAACGTCATCCGGCACAACACCATCCGCGACAGCCTCGGCGGGATCGTCCTGCGCCACGGCAACGGCACCCTCGTCGACAGCAACTACCTGATCGGTGGCGAGGAGGGACTGCGGATCTACGGAAACGACCACGTCATCGTCAACAACTACCTCGCCGGCCTCTCCGGGCGCGCCATGGTGATCGGCAGCGGTTCGGAGCGCGACCACGTCCCCGGCGAATCGGCCGCGGACCGCCGGGGCAACGACGCGCCCGACCGGATCCTCATCGCCCACAACACGCTCCTGGACAACGCGGGCGGGCTCTCGGGCGAGAGCCACCGCCCGCACGAACCCCGTGACGTCACGGTCGCCGACAACCTTTTCGTCGGCGGGAGCGGAAACCTGGTCGAGATGGCGAACACGGTCCGCTTCACCTGGCAGGGCAACATCCTGTTCGGGGCCGCGGGCGACGGGAACATCCCCGCCGGAGGCTTCCTGCGGGCCGACCCCCGGCTCGTCGCGGGTCCCGACGGCGTCCACCGCCTCTCCCGTACGAGCCGGGCGATCGGGGCGGCCACCCTGTACCCGGCACCCGTCACCCACGACATCGACGGCGACCCGCGCGGCGGCCGTCGCGACGTCGGCGCCGACGAGTACGCGACCGTGCCCGCGAAGAACCGGCCGCTGACACCGGCGGACGTGGGCCCGCACGCACCCTGA
- a CDS encoding alpha-L-fucosidase: MTTTSADDASTAPSTADGAAAVPGAPAATSASEAGAAPDTTWFTHDRFGMFVHWGLYSLAARHEWVKNRERLTDEQYQVYFDHFEPDRYDPVRWARAAKAAGMRYVVLTTKHHDGFCLWDSALTEYKVTKTPHGRDLVGPFVEACRAEGLKVGFYHSLIDWHHPSFPVDGTHPQRDDEEFKAAAADRDIREYQRYLHGQVRELLTEYGRIDYLFFDFSYAGRPEWWGGKGPDDWDATRLLAMVRELQPHILVNDRAGLPGDFVTPEQYQPSEPMTADGRPVLWEACQTLNGSWGYDRDNLDHKSPDLLVRMLVDGVSKGGNLLLNVGPTGRGDLDPRDTAALEEIGRWTDLHERSVRGCGPSAFTPPADCRYTQRGDRLYVHLFAWPLRHLHLPGLEGRVRHAQLLNDASEIVRLPPAPDRPAMNTQMGGQPAGTLTLQLPVRRPDTPVPVIELFLTDPS; this comes from the coding sequence ATGACCACCACCAGCGCCGACGACGCGTCGACCGCTCCCTCGACCGCCGATGGCGCAGCCGCAGTCCCCGGCGCGCCCGCGGCCACCTCCGCCTCCGAAGCGGGCGCCGCGCCGGACACGACCTGGTTCACCCACGACCGCTTCGGCATGTTCGTCCACTGGGGCCTGTACTCCCTCGCCGCCCGCCACGAGTGGGTGAAGAACCGGGAGAGGCTGACGGACGAGCAGTACCAGGTGTACTTCGACCACTTCGAGCCCGACCGCTACGACCCGGTCCGCTGGGCCAGGGCGGCCAAGGCCGCCGGCATGCGGTACGTCGTGCTGACCACCAAGCACCACGACGGCTTCTGCCTCTGGGACAGCGCCCTCACCGAGTACAAGGTGACGAAGACCCCGCACGGCCGCGACCTGGTCGGGCCGTTCGTCGAGGCGTGCAGGGCCGAAGGACTCAAGGTCGGCTTCTACCACTCCCTGATCGACTGGCACCACCCCTCCTTCCCCGTCGACGGCACGCACCCGCAGCGCGACGACGAGGAGTTCAAGGCCGCGGCGGCGGACCGCGACATCCGCGAGTACCAGCGCTATCTGCACGGCCAGGTCCGCGAGCTCCTCACGGAGTACGGGCGGATCGACTACCTCTTCTTCGACTTCTCCTACGCGGGCCGCCCCGAATGGTGGGGCGGCAAGGGCCCCGACGACTGGGACGCCACCCGCCTCCTGGCCATGGTCCGCGAACTCCAGCCGCACATCCTCGTCAACGACCGCGCCGGCCTCCCCGGGGACTTCGTCACCCCCGAGCAGTACCAGCCGTCCGAGCCGATGACCGCCGACGGCCGGCCGGTGCTCTGGGAGGCCTGCCAGACGCTCAACGGCAGCTGGGGCTACGACCGCGACAACCTCGACCACAAGAGCCCCGACCTCCTCGTCCGGATGCTCGTCGACGGCGTCTCCAAGGGCGGCAACCTCCTCCTGAACGTCGGCCCCACCGGCCGCGGCGACCTCGACCCCCGCGATACCGCCGCCCTTGAGGAGATCGGGCGCTGGACGGACCTGCACGAACGGTCCGTCCGCGGCTGCGGCCCCTCCGCGTTCACTCCGCCCGCCGACTGCCGGTACACGCAGCGCGGCGACCGCCTCTACGTCCACCTCTTCGCCTGGCCGCTGCGCCATCTGCACCTGCCCGGACTCGAAGGCCGGGTGCGCCACGCCCAGCTCCTGAACGACGCCTCCGAGATCGTGCGGCTCCCGCCGGCCCCGGACCGCCCCGCGATGAACACCCAGATGGGCGGGCAGCCGGCCGGCACCCTCACCCTCCAGCTCCCCGTACGGCGGCCCGACACCCCGGTACCCGTCATCGAACTCTTCCTGACGGACCCGTCGTAA
- a CDS encoding enolase C-terminal domain-like protein has product MKITTVVITPVAFADPPLLNAVGVHEPYALRAVIEVRTDTGAYGLGESYGDAAHLELLRAAADELTGLDPFDLNELSRRVGAVVGGRVARDAHGLIGEGGAEKTVASVTSPFEVACHDLQGKHLGRPVSDLLGGATRDRIDFCGYLFAKWAAHPGQSPDAWGPALDAQGLVAQARLMADRFGFRSFKLKGGVLPPDEEVAAIRALREAFPDHPLRLDPNASWDPETAVGVAEELSGVLEYLEDPVAGIPAMADLARVAPMPLATNMCVVTWEQLTRAVPVGAVGVLLGDHHFWGGLKASQHLATCCRNFGIEMSMHSNSHLGISLAAMVHLAAATPAIGHDLDTHWPWKRPEDDVVTVPWQFVDGAITVPRTPGLGVELDREALARLHDQYLACGLTRRDDTGYLARVAPSVRLREDVHEPR; this is encoded by the coding sequence GTGAAGATCACCACCGTCGTCATCACCCCCGTCGCCTTCGCCGACCCGCCGCTCCTCAACGCCGTCGGAGTCCACGAGCCGTACGCACTCCGCGCCGTGATCGAGGTGCGGACCGACACCGGCGCGTACGGGCTCGGTGAGAGCTACGGCGACGCCGCCCACCTCGAACTGCTGCGCGCCGCCGCCGACGAACTGACCGGCCTCGACCCCTTCGACCTCAACGAACTGTCCCGGCGGGTCGGCGCGGTCGTCGGCGGCCGGGTCGCACGCGATGCCCACGGCCTCATCGGCGAAGGCGGCGCCGAGAAGACCGTCGCGAGCGTCACCTCACCGTTCGAGGTCGCCTGCCACGACCTCCAGGGCAAGCACCTGGGCAGGCCCGTCTCCGACCTGCTCGGCGGGGCGACCCGCGACCGGATCGACTTCTGCGGCTACCTGTTCGCGAAGTGGGCCGCACACCCCGGGCAGTCACCCGACGCCTGGGGGCCGGCCCTGGACGCCCAGGGGCTGGTCGCACAGGCCCGTCTCATGGCGGACCGGTTCGGCTTCCGCTCCTTCAAGCTCAAGGGCGGTGTGCTCCCCCCGGACGAGGAGGTCGCCGCGATCCGGGCGCTCCGCGAGGCGTTCCCGGACCACCCGCTGCGGCTCGACCCCAACGCGAGCTGGGACCCGGAGACCGCCGTCGGGGTCGCCGAGGAGCTGTCGGGCGTACTGGAGTACCTGGAGGACCCGGTCGCGGGCATCCCCGCGATGGCCGACCTCGCCCGCGTCGCCCCGATGCCGCTCGCCACCAACATGTGCGTGGTCACCTGGGAGCAGCTGACCCGGGCCGTCCCGGTCGGCGCGGTCGGTGTACTGCTCGGCGACCACCACTTCTGGGGCGGACTCAAGGCCTCGCAGCACCTGGCCACCTGCTGCCGGAACTTCGGCATCGAGATGTCCATGCACTCCAACTCCCACCTGGGCATCAGCCTGGCCGCGATGGTCCACCTGGCCGCCGCGACCCCCGCCATCGGCCACGACCTCGACACCCACTGGCCGTGGAAGCGGCCCGAGGACGACGTCGTCACCGTGCCCTGGCAGTTCGTCGACGGCGCGATCACCGTCCCGCGCACCCCCGGCCTCGGCGTGGAACTCGACCGCGAAGCGCTCGCCCGGCTGCACGATCAGTACCTGGCCTGCGGACTGACCCGCCGCGACGACACCGGGTACCTCGCGCGCGTGGCGCCCTCCGTACGGCTGCGCGAGGACGTCCACGAACCCCGCTGA